AAGAAGGTGCTGATGCTGTGCGGCGACTACATGGAGGACTACGAGGCGGCCGTGCCCTTCTACTCGCTGGCCGGCCTGGGCGTCGCCGTCCACTGCGCGGCCCCGGGCAAGGCCCCCGGCGACCCCTGCCTCACGGCGGTGCACGACTTCCTCGGCTACGAGCTCTATACGGAGCTCCCCGGCCACCGCTTCCGCGTCACCGCCGActtcgccgcggcggcggccgacCCGTCCGCGTACGACGCGCTCGTCGTCCCCGGCGGCCGCTTCGTGGAGCAGCTCAGCGTTGACCCCGAGGCGGTCGCGCTGGTTAAGGCGTTCGCGGGCGAGCTGCGCCGGCCGGTCGTGCTCACGTGCCACAGCCAGGTCCTGCTCGCCGCCGCGGGCGCCATGGGCGGCGTCCGGTGCACGGCGTTCTTTAGCTTGCGCCCCGTGGTGGAGCTGGCCGGAGGGACCTGGGTCGAGCCCGATCCCCTCAGCCTCTGCGTCGCCGATGGCCACGTGCTCACTGCCATCGGGTGGCCCGCGCACGGGGAGGTCATCGCGCAGCTCCTGCGCGCCTTGGGCGGCCGAGTCCTCGGCGGGCGCGGCCAGGGCGTCCTCTTCCTCTGTGCCGTGAGCTATAGCCATTTCTCCCCcgtcccctccctctctcccttcttgAATTAACTGTGATGTGATGAACTGATGATCGATGCAACAGGACTACGTGGACGACTACGAGGCGAACGTGCCATTCCGCGCGCTGGCTGGCGTGGGCTGCCGCGTGGAGGCGGCGTGCCCGACGAAGCGCAAGGGCGAGCCGTGCGTCACGGCGATCTACGACGACGTCGCCGGCGCGGTGAGCGACGAGAAGCGCGGGCACAACTTCGTGATGACCGTGGACTGGGCCGGCATCGACGTGGACGACTACGAGTGCGTGGTCGTGCCCGGCGGCCGGTCGCCGGAGCTGCTGGTGACGAACGAGAAGGCGGTGGCGCTGGTGGGGCAGTTCGCGGCCAAGGGGAAGGTGGTGGCCAGCATCGACCAGGGGCACCTCGTCCTCGCCGCGGCGGGGCTCCTCAAGGGCAAGCGGTGCGCGAGCGGAGTGCCCATGAGGGTGATCTCCAACCTCGCCGGCGCGGCGGCCGTGGAGCCCGAAGGGGCGGTCGCCGACGGGAAGCTCGTGACGGCGGCGAGCTGGCCGGACCTTGCCGAGTTCATCGCTCGCCTCGTGGATCTCTTGGGCATCACCGTCTCCTTCTGAAGATGCAACTGCAGTGCATCTCTCCGTGATCTGTAATAACTTTGTGAACAGAACGCCGAACACTGTCACACTCTGCAGAAACTCTTAAACCTTGGAGTTCAGAGATTGCCATGTGTTTCCAGTTCTCTGTTTCTCTTCCTGTGTAGTAGCACAAACTGTTATTTTGATTTGGAGTGGAACTTCTTGGTGGTTTGAACTTGTATTTGATCAGCTATGAATGGTTTCTACCTAACTTTCATAGCCTTCAGTTTGGCTTGGCACCATAAACTGCAGAGCTCATCGATTGCCACCGACAGTCTTGCAAACAATCTATATCTACTCCACCTATCTATACTAATTACATTATGCTTTCTAATTTTTAAGCCCACAATCAATTGAGGTCTCCAATATAGAGTTGGTCACCCAATTTTGAGGGGTCAAccatgtttttttcctttcttatAAGGAGCCCTCTCATTCAATTCTTTATGCTTCCTTATTTTAAAGGGCTCATAATTAATTGAGGTCTCTAATTTCAGATTGAGTCACtcaattttgaccgggtcaacattTTTTTATCAAGAATCTCTCTCATTTCATTCTTTTAACAATATTTTTCTTCAAGGAGCATGCTCACAGATTTTTTAAAGCCTCATAGTTAATTCAGATCTCCAATACGGAATTGGATCAcccgattttgaccgggtcaacaacaTTTTTTCACTCTCTCATTTAAAAAATTCACCATGCTGCCTAATTTTGGAGCTCTTCCACTCAATTTAGATATTCAATTTTAATTTTAGTTACAATTTTGAGCGGGTCAATGACACCAATCCCACGCAACTTCTCACCACCTAGGGAAAACAAACGCCAATATGTGATACTGTAGCACCAATATATATAGTACATACAGCTATCAGCACAGAAAATGTTCGCACATAAATATGGATTGATTATCAGATAACACAAAATCACATTGCAAAAGGCCTATCAAAATACCGCattataaataaaaagaaaacacacTACATCATCTACGCCACTCGCCAAATCAAATATTCACTTAGTTTAAAAAATATAAGGTGTATTCGTTTTTTGAAAAGACAAGTTTCTTTAACTTTGATCAATTTCAAAGTCAAAAGCATCGACATCCATAAtagtaaataaataaaatatgaaaattcatttcatgatgaatctaaagaTATCGATTTGATACTGTGGATATTGATATATTTCTCTATAGTTTTTTATCAAATTTaaagaggtttgacttttcaaaaaagtaatacatgtttattttgaaacagagggagtacaaaattatGAAACCCAACAACACAAACGACGTAGCAAAGGTCACCACACCTTCTAGTAAAGACACTATGCTCCCTTTTTAAGGCCTCACAATGAGGTCTTTAATTTGAAATTTGGTTATCCGATTTTGACCGAACAACAATTTCTTAAGGAGCTCTCTTATACAACTTTTTAATTCACTATCTTCTTAAGAAAACACACTTCATAACACCACATTATTAAGCTACGTCAATTAACTTTGATCGGGGGAGTAACATTGTAGAGTTTTCAAGAAAAATGCTTTAGCATTTACGAATATACAACACGTGACCAATACTTGTATGCACGTATTGCCCTCTTCAATTCATATTTTCATCTTTAAATACATTTTAATGATCAATGTCTACCACCAACTTTTTTGACAaaggaaatatattaatatcgcagagataccaattacacccagtcTCTGCAACAATGTAATGTCATAAAAATATTacggatgcacacaaccaaaaacAAAATGGAAAGAAAAATAATAAAGATCCCACTACAGTGATCAAAATCTTTGTAGCTGCAGCACGAACCACCACCAAGACAACACCCGAAGTTCAAGTTCTCCACAAGCGACGTCTCTaagaaggaaacaatgcacaagGGTCGTTGTCACCCGATCGTAgatcttagagcatctctagcagaccccgcataagTGGTCAAACCCGCAAAATAACTGCATTTTACAGTTCCAGTCAAAAAAATGAGCCCGAACAGACCCCTTAAAATCGTCCGACCCTTAAATTTTTTTAAGTGGCCCTATAAACGCGAAGGCAAACCCCTTATATCTACAGTTTTGAAGGCAACTTTGTCAGGGCCTTGCATACCGGTCAACGTTAGCGGTTGAGGAATCTCTGCTCCCGCCAACGCCGTGAAGCTCGCCCGTCCGCTCGACTGCCCGGCCGCCGTGCCCGTCCGCCACCTGCCCGCCGCGCTCGTCCGCTGCTCTGTTAGAgctgtgtcgaatattgtgtacaaggtaggttacagttggactatgagttgtattgtgtttacagggTACGGAGTCGTGTCCtggtaggacacttgtatcctaggcctctcatatatagcgggggtagacacacgatgtaacctatgccaatataatagcacaggcacgcgggagagccggcggcgtgtgccggcgcccgggcggccggggtgcggtattgtgacggtgtcacggggaggagcaccCGTAGTTAAgctccggggatgtagccatatcggtgaacctcgttaacaaatctcggtgttgtgctcgtgtgattgcttggtcctcaaaTGATTAACGgtatgcctcgaatttattctaataagtggtatcagagctagattGTTTGAAGGCTGTGGATTGTTGATGCAGAGGAAGTATCGAGTTTGAGATGCAGCCGATTGTGATGTGGTTCTCAACAAAATTGAAAAAGACAAATCAGAATACAGGTCTTGCAGCAGACAAGACGTGCGATGATCGATCTGCTGACCGATCGGGCGAGCGTATAGGCAGGCGCATGCGCGCATGGCAGCGTGAGGCGAGACGTGCGGCGGTCGATCAGGTGGATCGATCGGGCGAGCGTCATGCGACGCACTCGAGTTGCGGCAGCAGCGACGCGATCCAGTGGATGGCCGACCTAGTTAGGTTGATCGGAAGTCAGTTGTGTTGATCTAGAGGAAAACACGTGGAGGTCGTCGATGAGACTTTACAATATGCAATACATTCGATTGGAGACATGGCAGCGGAAGTTGTCGTGTCGGCGGATCGACGAGGTTGCTTGGAGCGGAAAGTTTCTTGAACGACGCATGTATCGTGTTTGATAAAAGCAATGGGAAGAGCTACGTGGTGATCTCGGCGAGTtgcggcaagggcggcggcggaacATGCAGGCAGCGGAGTCTTAATTGACTCGGTATACACGGTGCAACCGTGCGGCGTGCGCGCAAGAAGCCTAGGCGGACCAGCGTAGTCGAGATGTGGGCTAGACCATGGGTCAGCGCTGGCAGGCCAAGGCGAGTTGGAACCGGAGGGCTACGTACGCGAGTTTTGTTTGAAGACATAAAGAGGACCGAGTCCTCAAGTGACACAGACAACAGACAGGCAGATCAAATCTCGCAAAGGAAAAATCCATTGGTACATCCATCGGGGACTAGCAAGGATGGTTGGCAAGGCAAAAGCAATTAGCTTTGCATCAGGAGTTAAAGCCAAGGTAGTTTTTTTCCACAGGGTCAGCCGTACGAAGAACCAGGACGTCAACGGATTCCGGGTTTAAGGTGGAGAAGCTCAcggaactgaaaaccttgggttatggcagataaaggtgaaagatttgttggcacaacatggatgcttgaaggcgttgcaggaagtcatgtcagctaagatgAAATTATCAGGTGATGGATGGAAATTCGcggaagacgatttgggagccttAAGTGTGTCATGCAGTCGAacgagttcggctgggtcggactaggcAGTCTGACGGGATCGACGTAAGTCGGtgggtacagaagacggtggtgagaTCGGCGacaacgacataggagcgtgatgctgatggtgaccgacttctggggcgtggaaacacgtgacgCAGGtctgagggcttgtgtggcttcaacAAGACTATGACGCGGGATAGATTCAAGGTGATgtacacacggagcttgaagtcaACGATgcgcgagggtggactgatcatctaccatggagtcatattgaaggtggagctggattgaggggctacggtgtaaggatccagggaatcgaagcctattcagcggaaAAAAGCGAGTAACACGTAGTTCGGACTGGAGCTCAGTGGTCCGAtgaaagcgtgaaactcgtcatcggtcggtgatgatcggtggtactctgcagtgggggttgagtggtgtggtttcgcgacccttgagactcgaccgggacaacggaggctcgacgcggtaatagcggcgaggcgtgcggagcgcacggggcatggagacggaccagggctctggtggtcatacatgtggtgagacacctgcgaatttgactcgggatgactacaagcaatggtga
The sequence above is drawn from the Triticum aestivum cultivar Chinese Spring chromosome 7A, IWGSC CS RefSeq v2.1, whole genome shotgun sequence genome and encodes:
- the LOC123148912 gene encoding DJ-1 protein homolog E, with product MAPSKKVLMLCGDYMEDYEAAVPFYSLAGLGVAVHCAAPGKAPGDPCLTAVHDFLGYELYTELPGHRFRVTADFAAAAADPSAYDALVVPGGRFVEQLSVDPEAVALVKAFAGELRRPVVLTCHSQVLLAAAGAMGGVRCTAFFSLRPVVELAGGTWVEPDPLSLCVADGHVLTAIGWPAHGEVIAQLLRALGGRVLGGRGQGVLFLCADYVDDYEANVPFRALAGVGCRVEAACPTKRKGEPCVTAIYDDVAGAVSDEKRGHNFVMTVDWAGIDVDDYECVVVPGGRSPELLVTNEKAVALVGQFAAKGKVVASIDQGHLVLAAAGLLKGKRCASGVPMRVISNLAGAAAVEPEGAVADGKLVTAASWPDLAEFIARLVDLLGITVSF